One Pararhizobium sp. IMCC3301 DNA segment encodes these proteins:
- a CDS encoding heavy metal-binding domain-containing protein, protein MIGARPGTMSGLRRIIAAAMARDLCAFVVPGLDVARAHGLNLVAVGLHLAATPRHANVLLIVGKLPPGLAEAASVAYAQMPRPRAILALGARDIAPLPVADAIGDLSQAGLAAALADLRAVFASGAFAPRVTQFEAPVLQIRIEYTCPMHPEVVSDEPGSCPICGMTLVPGETSASAHAGHAGHGNHAGPAKEAAMPAHAPAMPSASHDHSKHAAAPAQYTCPMHPEVLSDEPGSCPKCGMTLVPVEDTKSGESGHSAHGGHASHGDGSHGGQDHSMHGGHSGHGGGETIAGIEPHFMSMVGLTRDMPASPDGLRMDWIDVPFGPFFPGLPAGLDLNLTLDGDTVVKTRVRSLLNAGPALADRAIPNDLCDRLAALVPLAPVAMRELACRALESAADAQEAPDAAVARAAAVERERIVSHLGWLAGFAGQTGMVWLERRAAALQLVLRASPVDEIARRAGSVRALMSRVRATPLMKAKLAGIGLLDNDASVGGPVGRASGRQEDARARDPVYTALGFAIVTQTGGDALARLHQRCDEIAQSQDLIASAGAIAFPASSYIGKISGEGRAEIETPRGPAQLELSLENGRIASARLTTPFAAQIDLIDGLTAQTELADALTAIGSLDLDPWEVQA, encoded by the coding sequence ATGATTGGCGCGCGCCCGGGCACAATGAGCGGTCTGCGCCGGATTATCGCCGCAGCGATGGCGCGCGACTTGTGCGCCTTTGTAGTGCCGGGACTGGATGTCGCGCGGGCGCACGGGCTCAATCTCGTAGCAGTGGGGCTGCATCTCGCTGCCACGCCACGCCACGCCAATGTGCTGCTGATTGTCGGGAAGCTGCCTCCGGGCCTCGCTGAAGCGGCTTCTGTCGCTTATGCCCAAATGCCGCGGCCGCGTGCAATCCTCGCATTGGGGGCGAGGGATATTGCGCCCTTGCCCGTAGCCGATGCCATCGGGGACCTGTCGCAGGCCGGGCTTGCCGCGGCTCTGGCCGATCTGCGCGCGGTCTTTGCCAGCGGTGCCTTCGCGCCCAGGGTGACGCAGTTCGAAGCGCCGGTGTTGCAAATCCGCATTGAATATACCTGTCCGATGCACCCCGAGGTGGTTAGCGACGAGCCCGGTTCCTGCCCGATTTGCGGCATGACGCTGGTGCCCGGAGAAACATCAGCAAGTGCCCATGCCGGTCACGCTGGTCATGGCAATCACGCCGGTCCTGCGAAAGAGGCCGCGATGCCGGCTCATGCGCCGGCCATGCCTTCCGCCAGCCACGACCACAGCAAACACGCAGCTGCGCCGGCGCAATACACTTGCCCGATGCATCCCGAAGTACTCAGCGACGAACCTGGTTCCTGCCCGAAATGCGGCATGACACTGGTGCCGGTCGAAGACACGAAGAGCGGGGAAAGCGGCCACAGCGCTCACGGTGGACATGCCAGTCACGGAGATGGCAGTCACGGCGGACAGGATCACAGCATGCACGGTGGTCATAGTGGTCATGGCGGCGGTGAAACCATCGCAGGAATCGAGCCGCATTTCATGTCGATGGTCGGTCTGACCCGCGATATGCCGGCCAGCCCCGATGGTTTGCGGATGGACTGGATTGACGTGCCGTTCGGGCCATTCTTCCCGGGTCTGCCAGCGGGCCTCGATCTGAACCTGACACTGGATGGCGATACCGTCGTTAAAACTCGGGTGCGAAGTCTGCTCAATGCCGGGCCAGCCCTTGCCGATAGGGCCATTCCGAACGATCTTTGCGACCGTCTGGCAGCACTGGTGCCGCTTGCACCTGTCGCCATGCGGGAACTGGCTTGCCGCGCGCTGGAGAGCGCAGCGGACGCGCAGGAGGCGCCCGATGCAGCTGTTGCCCGTGCCGCTGCAGTCGAGCGCGAGCGGATCGTCAGCCATCTTGGCTGGCTGGCGGGTTTTGCTGGCCAAACCGGGATGGTCTGGCTGGAACGCCGTGCCGCAGCACTGCAGCTGGTGCTGCGCGCATCGCCCGTCGATGAAATCGCCCGGCGCGCCGGATCGGTTCGGGCGCTTATGAGCCGGGTCAGGGCAACGCCGCTGATGAAGGCAAAACTTGCCGGTATCGGCCTGCTCGATAATGATGCTTCGGTGGGCGGTCCGGTTGGCCGCGCTTCCGGCAGGCAGGAGGATGCCCGTGCGCGCGATCCTGTCTATACCGCTCTGGGCTTTGCGATTGTCACCCAAACCGGCGGTGATGCGCTTGCCCGGCTGCACCAGCGCTGTGATGAGATCGCCCAGAGCCAGGACTTGATCGCGAGCGCCGGTGCGATAGCATTTCCCGCTTCCTCCTACATCGGCAAAATATCCGGTGAGGGCAGGGCAGAAATCGAGACGCCGCGCGGCCCGGCACAACTTGAACTGTCGCTGGAAAACGGTCGCATCGCCAGCGCCCGGCTGACCACACCCTTTGCCGCACAGATCGATCTGATCGACGGGCTCACAGCGCAGACCGAACTGGCCGACGCGCTGACCGCGATCGGCTCGCTGGATCTTGATCCGTGGGAGGTACAGGCGTGA
- the nuoK gene encoding NADH-quinone oxidoreductase subunit NuoK, with the protein MIIELIIALSVGAGMFGVGLYGALSQTNLVMIIMGVELILAAALVNLVAFWRYLHPDEPAAQMFVLIVMAVMAVEMTVGFGIAIARFRSRGSLEMEEARELRG; encoded by the coding sequence GTGATTATTGAGCTGATAATCGCGCTCAGCGTCGGCGCGGGAATGTTTGGCGTCGGGCTTTATGGCGCACTCAGCCAGACCAATCTTGTGATGATCATCATGGGGGTCGAACTGATCCTGGCTGCCGCGCTTGTCAATCTGGTTGCCTTCTGGCGCTATCTTCACCCCGATGAGCCGGCTGCGCAGATGTTCGTGCTGATTGTCATGGCAGTGATGGCGGTCGAGATGACGGTCGGTTTTGGCATTGCCATCGCACGGTTCCGCTCACGCGGATCGCTGGAAATGGAAGAAGCCCGCGAGTTGAGGGGATGA
- a CDS encoding NADH-quinone oxidoreductase subunit J gives MTGINAQMIFLAFFGVAAVWFGVGVFRTHSMVRSALALLFSQTAVGLMFLVMQAEFLGILQIMMMATEMSVMAIFMVMFMMDPGGMGAMDMTHQKRLSLWVGGVALVAALLVSLLADWGPPATDIPEAAQQTADLGRELLGRSMLIFQSAGLTILTAMVAATMVAIVPNKEPGK, from the coding sequence ATGACCGGCATAAATGCGCAGATGATTTTCCTCGCCTTCTTTGGCGTGGCGGCAGTGTGGTTCGGCGTTGGTGTTTTCCGCACCCATTCAATGGTGCGCTCCGCCCTTGCATTGCTGTTCTCGCAAACCGCTGTCGGCCTGATGTTTCTCGTCATGCAGGCGGAGTTTCTCGGCATCCTGCAGATCATGATGATGGCCACCGAAATGAGTGTGATGGCGATCTTCATGGTGATGTTCATGATGGACCCGGGCGGTATGGGAGCCATGGACATGACCCACCAGAAGCGCCTCTCGCTCTGGGTCGGCGGCGTCGCACTGGTGGCCGCGCTTTTGGTGTCATTGCTGGCCGACTGGGGCCCGCCCGCAACGGATATCCCTGAAGCCGCACAGCAGACCGCAGATCTGGGGCGGGAACTGCTCGGCCGGTCAATGCTGATATTCCAGTCGGCGGGGCTGACAATCCTGACCGCGATGGTCGCCGCGACGATGGTCGCGATTGTGCCGAACAAGGAGCCAGGCAAGTGA
- a CDS encoding complex I subunit 1 family protein: MSVAMPLLALALGAYGLAVLEGWVVHGRLSLGRPAIAALALLGRESVLARTSDRLFFEAGPVLLLVAGLLAVSVIPLAPALIITDLANGALFLNAALAYVLVALIMAGWGPNGAYAMIGGWRFLGQFIAYAMLIVMPITAVAMRAESLSTIVIVTSQEGLWNILYQPIGFVLFIVAAMGLAWLPPLDLPTAPGDLAGGIEAEYTGARLAVLRLARMVIILALAGATVTFYLGGWLGPWLPAWAWSAIKILAVAAAMLIFGRFVPRVREARYLAVSWKLGISLALANIFLVGVIALLVPL; the protein is encoded by the coding sequence GTGAGCGTTGCAATGCCGCTTCTAGCGCTGGCCCTTGGAGCTTATGGTCTCGCCGTGCTGGAGGGTTGGGTCGTGCATGGCCGGTTGAGCCTGGGTCGCCCGGCAATTGCAGCGCTGGCTTTGCTGGGGCGCGAATCGGTGCTGGCGCGCACTTCGGACCGCCTGTTCTTCGAAGCCGGGCCCGTGCTTCTGCTGGTCGCCGGACTGCTGGCTGTGTCGGTAATTCCCCTGGCACCGGCTCTGATCATCACCGATCTGGCCAATGGTGCTCTGTTTTTGAATGCCGCATTGGCCTATGTGCTGGTGGCGCTCATCATGGCCGGATGGGGGCCGAATGGCGCTTACGCCATGATTGGCGGCTGGCGTTTTCTCGGGCAATTCATTGCCTATGCGATGCTCATCGTGATGCCGATTACGGCGGTGGCAATGCGCGCGGAATCGCTCTCCACTATTGTCATCGTCACCTCGCAGGAGGGGTTGTGGAACATCCTCTACCAGCCGATCGGTTTCGTGCTGTTTATCGTTGCTGCAATGGGGCTGGCCTGGCTGCCGCCGCTTGATCTGCCAACTGCGCCGGGTGATCTGGCCGGTGGCATTGAGGCGGAATATACCGGAGCGCGGCTGGCTGTGCTGCGGCTGGCGCGGATGGTCATTATTCTGGCGCTCGCCGGAGCCACTGTAACTTTCTATCTGGGCGGCTGGCTTGGTCCCTGGCTGCCGGCCTGGGCCTGGAGCGCCATCAAGATTCTGGCCGTTGCTGCAGCGATGCTGATCTTCGGACGCTTTGTGCCACGGGTTCGCGAGGCGCGTTATCTGGCGGTCAGCTGGAAATTGGGCATCTCGCTGGCGCTCGCCAATATATTTCTTGTCGGCGTCATCGCGCTGCTGGTGCCGCTATGA